GTAAGGCTTCACAGAGAATTCTGGAACAAATATTTAATTGAATCAATTCCTGCGCAGTTTCTCATGGACATAAACGTCTTCAGGAACGCTTACATTGTTGAGGCAACATCAACTGACCTACAGAGACCCTACACAACCTATGTTGAGATGCTGGATAAAGCCACTTACCTGAGGGCAATGCTTTCCTCCTGCCTTCCCAGGCACACGGAATCAATAGCAAGGTTCCTTGAGAGTGGTGGAAGAGTGGAGCTAATATTGACACCGGTCACATACCACGTTTTTCTTGGGGATTCTGGTTTAATGAATCTCCAGGAATTCATGGATTCAGATTTACTGAGAATTGGTGTCCTCCCTGAGAACCAGAAGATCTCGTACCTACTATCTGACACATTTTTCTCAATGAGCCTGTTTAAAAGGAATGCTTTTGATTCATCAAAAACGGAAATTCTGATGGGTCATGGTGAGGAGATTCTCCAGTGGGGAAACAGGCTATTTGATTACCACTGGAGCCTCTCATCAGTGCTGGACAGCGAGGCTCTGGGAAGTGTGAGGGAGACTCCGCTTCCTCTGGAGGAATAGTTTCAGGATCCTATGAGATCCTTTAATTTTGAATCAAGTTCCTCAATCTTCAACCTGATCTGGCTGCAGTCATCCCTCATCCTGAGGGTCACTGTTCCATCCTGAAGGGTTTCATGATCCACTGTAACAGCAAATGGAACCCCTATTTCATCTGAACGGGCATATCTTCGACCTATGGTGCCTGAGGAGTCAAATTCAGCTATGAAACCTGATTTTCTGAGCTTTCTTTTTATTTCAAGGGCAACCTCAACCATTTCTTTCTTGTTTACAAGGGGAAATACGCTGACCTCCACAGGTGCAACATGCGGCGGAAGGCGGAAGTAGGTCCTGTCATCCTCATCCACAAGGGAATGTAAGAGAAGGGTGTAG
This genomic stretch from Methanothermobacter sp. harbors:
- a CDS encoding transcriptional regulator FilR1 domain-containing protein, translating into MKLSSDFNLLSGLADDIHGLLSEIRFIAGSRVRSGVILNLLDGEKRVSEIKDSIMISNSATTHALMELEERKLVERSSEICRLTSKGKLMGIVLSKFMNSMDAVRLHREFWNKYLIESIPAQFLMDINVFRNAYIVEATSTDLQRPYTTYVEMLDKATYLRAMLSSCLPRHTESIARFLESGGRVELILTPVTYHVFLGDSGLMNLQEFMDSDLLRIGVLPENQKISYLLSDTFFSMSLFKRNAFDSSKTEILMGHGEEILQWGNRLFDYHWSLSSVLDSEALGSVRETPLPLEE